The following are from one region of the Melaminivora suipulveris genome:
- a CDS encoding NAD-dependent epimerase/dehydratase family protein: protein MPSSQNPLGALPARFRRQRVLIVGCGDVGLRVARALGAGAAGGRRQVLALTSSAGRVEALRAAGITPLVGDLDRPATLARLAGLATRVLHLAPPPAADAGPHAPGRDPRTAALARALRRRMPPRALVYASTSGVYGDCAGQWVDETRRLRPTTARAQRRVDAERSVRSLAAAGVRASILRVPGIYAADRAGGTPQGRLLRGTPVLRDDEDVYTNHIHADDLARACVLALWRGRAQRAYNVADASELKMGRYLDLAADLYGLPRPPRVTRAEAPQHLSAMRLSFMDESRRLVTRRMQRELRLRLRYPTVVQGLQRG from the coding sequence TTGCCCTCCAGCCAAAACCCCCTGGGCGCGCTGCCGGCGCGGTTTCGCCGTCAGCGCGTGCTGATCGTCGGCTGTGGCGACGTCGGCCTGCGCGTGGCGCGAGCGCTGGGCGCCGGCGCCGCCGGTGGGCGCAGGCAGGTGCTGGCGTTGACGTCCAGCGCCGGACGGGTAGAGGCGCTGCGCGCGGCCGGCATCACGCCCTTGGTGGGCGATCTGGATCGGCCGGCGACCCTGGCGCGGCTGGCGGGCCTGGCCACGCGCGTGCTCCACCTGGCGCCGCCGCCGGCTGCCGACGCCGGGCCGCACGCACCGGGACGCGATCCGCGCACCGCCGCGCTGGCGCGTGCCTTGCGCCGGCGCATGCCGCCTCGGGCGCTGGTCTACGCGTCCACCAGCGGCGTCTATGGCGACTGCGCCGGGCAGTGGGTGGACGAGACGCGCCGCCTGCGCCCTACGACGGCGCGCGCGCAGCGCCGCGTCGATGCCGAGCGCAGCGTGCGCAGCCTCGCCGCCGCGGGCGTGCGTGCCAGCATCCTGCGCGTGCCGGGCATCTACGCGGCCGACCGCGCTGGCGGCACGCCGCAGGGGCGCCTGCTGCGCGGCACGCCGGTGCTGCGCGATGACGAGGATGTCTACACCAATCACATCCACGCCGACGACCTCGCGCGCGCCTGCGTGCTGGCGCTGTGGCGCGGCCGGGCCCAGCGCGCCTACAACGTGGCCGATGCCAGCGAACTGAAGATGGGGCGTTACCTGGATCTGGCGGCCGACCTGTACGGCCTGCCGCGACCGCCGCGCGTGACGCGCGCCGAAGCGCCGCAGCACCTGTCGGCCATGCGGCTGAGCTTCATGGATGAGTCGCGCCGGCTGGTCACGCGGCGCATGCAGCGTGAACTGCGCCTGCGCCTGCGCTATCCCACGGTGGTGCAGGGGCTTCAGCGCGGGTAG
- a CDS encoding DUF4124 domain-containing protein — MNAAAVRAASAAAWATLPLALCLAGQPAAAQVVRCTDAATGRTTYTDGACPRGNGAREVLPQKSAEELARERQQADEALARWHERLRREDAERAAATRREADRPAPAPHPGQSAACQQARQQLQRLLAAPATGLHDDVLRLQAAERQADQACLPPEEFARAERSRALVAPQAPVIVLPPTRPPHWRPPPPPAPAREITNCNVFRCYDRQGNVYPR, encoded by the coding sequence TTGAACGCAGCCGCCGTGCGCGCCGCATCTGCCGCCGCCTGGGCCACGCTACCGCTGGCGTTGTGCCTCGCCGGCCAGCCAGCCGCCGCGCAGGTAGTGCGCTGCACCGACGCGGCCACGGGCCGCACCACCTACACCGACGGCGCCTGCCCGCGCGGCAACGGCGCGCGCGAGGTGCTTCCACAGAAAAGCGCCGAGGAGCTCGCCCGCGAGCGGCAGCAGGCCGACGAGGCCCTGGCGCGCTGGCATGAGCGCCTACGGCGCGAGGACGCCGAGCGCGCCGCTGCAACGCGGCGCGAAGCCGACCGCCCCGCGCCTGCACCGCATCCTGGGCAGAGCGCAGCCTGCCAGCAGGCGCGCCAGCAGTTGCAGCGCCTGCTGGCAGCGCCCGCGACTGGGTTGCACGACGATGTGCTGCGCTTGCAGGCGGCCGAACGTCAGGCCGACCAGGCCTGCCTGCCGCCCGAAGAATTCGCGCGCGCCGAGCGCAGCCGTGCCCTGGTCGCCCCGCAGGCGCCAGTCATCGTGCTGCCGCCGACTCGCCCACCGCACTGGCGCCCCCCTCCTCCACCGGCGCCCGCGCGCGAGATCACGAACTGCAATGTGTTTCGCTGCTACGACCGCCAGGGCAACGTCTACCCGCGCTGA
- the bcsB gene encoding cellulose biosynthesis cyclic di-GMP-binding regulatory protein BcsB, with product MPGAMRLRGVDSEGRVRLNIRRDEMVASARLKLRFTLSPSLLPELSHLKVLLNDQLVQTVVLSKDRLGQPQVVEMDVDPAYFVDFNRLRFQFIGHYTLECEDPEHSSLWAEISPESTLVLGLRPLPLRAELDVLPAPFFDERDSRPVDVPFVHASQPSMGQLKAAGSLASWLGALAAYRGNRFSVFANELPPRDAIVIATNDNRPDFLRELPPVDQPTLSMMAHPHKPGALLLLVLGSDDEQVQRAADALVLGRAALSGQSMRVRQLDYPPLRKAYDAPRWITTERAVQLGELVERPEDLQVRGSTLNEELRIAARMPPDLFAWDSRGVPLSLQYQYTPTVSSDQGLLSISINDQFLKSYPLLASEEMRNKTGTVMLPFGSDDLYKGRSDVRIPAFMVGGDNQLQFSFQIPTTKMGRCRSIQPVVLQAGVDPQSTLDLTSFHHYIAMPSMAAFANSGFPFTRHADLSQTSVVLPSRPTTADVQLYLTALARMAAATGYPGTRFKLLAPAQLDQAGDTDILLISEGDRDGLLQRWSADLPALVAAGKRSVQPMERAMNAFSDLFRMKPAHADVTERGQALLEGDGPLAAVLGMQSPLRSGRSVVALSASDAPAMALLAGSLNDAGKVQAFHGDLTLLRGDAIESFRVKPTYYVGALPWWKRLWFHLHSSPGWLALAGILAGLLLTALVHGALRARARRRLDGGHD from the coding sequence ATGCCCGGCGCCATGCGCCTGCGCGGTGTGGACAGCGAAGGCCGGGTGCGCCTGAACATCCGCCGCGACGAGATGGTGGCTTCGGCGCGCCTGAAGCTGCGTTTCACGCTCTCGCCGTCGCTGTTGCCCGAGCTGTCGCACCTCAAGGTATTGCTCAACGACCAGCTCGTGCAGACCGTGGTGCTGTCCAAGGATCGCCTGGGCCAGCCTCAGGTCGTGGAGATGGACGTCGACCCGGCGTATTTCGTCGATTTCAATCGCCTGCGGTTTCAGTTCATTGGGCACTACACGCTGGAATGCGAAGACCCCGAGCACTCCAGCCTGTGGGCCGAGATCAGCCCCGAGAGCACCCTGGTGCTGGGCCTGCGTCCTCTGCCGCTGCGCGCCGAACTGGACGTACTCCCGGCGCCCTTCTTCGACGAGCGCGACAGCCGCCCCGTGGACGTGCCCTTCGTGCACGCCAGCCAACCCAGCATGGGTCAGTTGAAGGCTGCGGGCTCGCTGGCGAGCTGGCTGGGGGCGCTGGCGGCCTATCGCGGCAACCGCTTCTCGGTTTTCGCCAACGAGTTGCCGCCGCGCGACGCCATCGTCATCGCCACCAACGACAACCGGCCGGACTTCCTGCGCGAACTGCCGCCCGTGGACCAGCCCACCCTGAGCATGATGGCCCACCCGCACAAGCCGGGCGCGCTGTTGCTGCTGGTGTTGGGCAGCGACGACGAGCAGGTGCAGCGCGCTGCCGATGCGCTGGTGCTCGGCAGGGCAGCGCTGTCGGGTCAGAGCATGCGCGTGCGGCAGCTAGACTATCCGCCGCTGCGCAAGGCCTACGACGCTCCGCGCTGGATCACCACGGAGCGCGCCGTGCAGTTGGGTGAACTGGTGGAACGCCCCGAGGACCTGCAGGTGCGCGGCTCGACGCTCAACGAGGAATTGCGCATTGCCGCGCGCATGCCGCCCGACCTGTTCGCCTGGGACAGCCGGGGCGTGCCGCTGAGCCTGCAATACCAATACACGCCCACGGTCTCGTCGGATCAGGGGCTGCTGTCGATCTCCATCAACGACCAATTCCTCAAGTCCTATCCGCTGCTCGCCAGCGAGGAGATGCGCAACAAGACCGGCACGGTCATGCTGCCGTTTGGCAGTGACGACCTGTACAAGGGGCGCTCGGACGTGCGCATCCCGGCCTTCATGGTCGGGGGCGACAACCAGTTGCAGTTTTCTTTCCAGATTCCGACCACCAAGATGGGGCGCTGCCGCTCCATCCAGCCAGTGGTTCTGCAGGCTGGGGTCGATCCACAGTCCACGCTGGACCTGACCAGCTTCCACCATTACATCGCCATGCCCAGCATGGCCGCGTTCGCCAACAGCGGCTTTCCGTTCACGCGGCACGCCGATCTGTCGCAGACCAGCGTGGTCCTGCCCAGCCGACCCACCACCGCCGACGTGCAGCTCTACCTCACGGCGCTGGCGCGCATGGCTGCGGCCACCGGCTACCCCGGCACGCGCTTCAAGCTGCTGGCCCCGGCGCAGCTGGACCAGGCGGGCGATACCGACATCCTGCTTATCTCCGAGGGCGACCGCGACGGCCTGCTGCAACGCTGGAGCGCCGACCTGCCTGCCCTGGTGGCTGCCGGCAAACGCTCGGTGCAGCCCATGGAGCGGGCGATGAACGCGTTCTCCGACCTGTTCCGCATGAAGCCCGCCCACGCCGATGTCACCGAGCGCGGGCAGGCCTTGCTCGAAGGCGATGGTCCGCTGGCCGCCGTGCTCGGCATGCAGTCGCCGCTGCGCTCCGGCCGCAGCGTGGTGGCGCTGTCGGCCAGTGATGCGCCCGCCATGGCGCTGCTCGCCGGCAGCCTGAACGATGCCGGCAAGGTGCAGGCCTTCCACGGCGACCTGACGCTGCTGCGCGGCGACGCCATCGAGAGTTTCCGCGTCAAGCCGACGTACTACGTGGGTGCCTTGCCCTGGTGGAAGCGGCTGTGGTTTCACCTGCATTCCAGCCCCGGCTGGCTGGCGCTGGCCGGCATTCTGGCCGGCTTGCTGTTGACTGCCCTGGTGCATGGCGCGTTGCGCGCCCGCGCCCGGCGCAGGCTGGACGGCGGCCATGATTGA
- a CDS encoding cellulose biosynthesis protein BcsC — MIEAERSAMPLLRVGLCAGLALALMAGGPAAAAQPAAALAPPATASGAGAAEAELMRNARMWLARGRSDLARQNLEKILALNPRSPEAMATLGSVALQDGDFATAQRLLEEMRQQSAEHGATADLAAQARVYGQEQEKLARMRLLARAGRTQEAAQLARELFPDAAPGVGVLALEYARLVGSAPAPTAPRPAEAAPVPTAPTRANEAAAPRALEVAPSRAGDVSARPLQLERRAGGVPALAREQHDVAAQDERAAPDPARLALEAAQKALDADDLATAQQQLQNALARRPHDADALGTLGLVRLRQGRHAQAREMFAQAHQLSGAQKWQDLVGTARFWGALAQAQEASRSQQWDRAAELAQEALVLQSDHPRALNALAAARAGQGRADEALTVYEATLQHEPGNDTALRGVVDLLMRQGRAQEALARLDAQQPAGQAQQQSLAQLRSGLLAAVAADKLKAGQPAAAAPLLRSAVEFDPADPWLRHRLARVHLQLGHRDAAQRVMDEGVALRPREPDMRHARALIRSAIDDDAGAREDLLAIDPAQRSENMRSLLRTAALRSELQQARRGGVDAAALMERAETQAGEDPALLLEVANAWFRLEQPQQATAVFERLAQRQRPLPSQAALERAAVLARARNDDRLGALLGPLLDREGWSDAQALRLLQIQTGHLERRIEGALAAGDDARAQRLSRISLLPHPGLSAAQRARSRGILLLAAQDWPGAAREFSQALPELADDVDVRMGMAQAQARSGQRERAREHAQWLAAHLPQDDRGQQLALLRLWQRIDAPQEARALSQQLLQRHPGDTGVLLHAARLEQSQDRHGQALSHYQQALASAGTEPQERQAIEASIRSIEARRQSWVETGVMRIGKSATPGVSTLRGWQVPAVAWMPRGYDGHHFLHVDQLYLNAGALPSAAGDVASYGQVGAWPAPDYPAAPGTPRARGVNVGVGYRGSGLEWDLGLTGIGFPVTNVVGGIAYGQWREDFAYRVELSRRPLTGSLVSYAGAHDPVTGQVWGGVVATGVSARVSRPWGGSRVALSGSYAALQGRNVQDNTRAQLRASIDRDIWSSAHSALNLGAALSLWRHRRDLSEYSWGHGGYYSPRHYASLSVPLEWGGREGPLTWQVRGALSLSRSSSSGSDYYPGQPQLQASARALGLDPVYGESGSTGFGRSLRAAVEYQFSAAGAVGAMLSVERSAYYAPSQLMMYLRLLLEPVRAPHPDRPRPVQPYADF; from the coding sequence ATGATTGAGGCTGAGCGCAGCGCAATGCCGCTATTGCGGGTCGGCCTCTGCGCGGGTCTGGCGCTGGCGCTGATGGCGGGGGGACCTGCTGCGGCGGCGCAGCCTGCGGCAGCACTGGCGCCTCCCGCCACAGCGTCTGGCGCCGGCGCGGCAGAGGCTGAGCTGATGCGCAACGCGCGGATGTGGCTGGCGCGCGGGCGCAGCGATCTGGCGCGGCAGAACCTGGAAAAGATCCTGGCGCTCAATCCGCGCTCGCCTGAAGCGATGGCGACCCTTGGGTCCGTGGCGCTGCAGGACGGCGACTTCGCCACCGCGCAGCGCCTGCTCGAAGAAATGCGGCAGCAGTCCGCGGAACACGGAGCGACGGCCGATCTGGCAGCGCAGGCACGTGTTTACGGTCAGGAACAAGAGAAACTGGCGCGCATGCGCCTGCTCGCCCGCGCCGGCCGCACGCAGGAGGCCGCACAGCTGGCGCGCGAACTGTTCCCGGATGCAGCGCCTGGCGTTGGTGTGCTGGCGCTGGAATACGCGCGGCTGGTCGGCTCCGCGCCTGCGCCCACGGCCCCGCGGCCTGCCGAGGCGGCGCCAGTGCCCACGGCCCCAACCCGCGCCAATGAAGCGGCAGCGCCGCGCGCCCTGGAGGTGGCCCCGTCGCGCGCGGGTGATGTTTCGGCGCGCCCGCTGCAGTTGGAGCGGCGTGCTGGCGGCGTGCCGGCGCTGGCGCGGGAGCAGCACGACGTGGCGGCGCAGGACGAGCGCGCCGCGCCGGATCCGGCGCGCCTGGCGCTGGAAGCTGCGCAAAAGGCGCTGGATGCCGACGACCTGGCCACCGCCCAGCAGCAGTTGCAGAATGCGCTCGCGCGCCGACCCCACGACGCTGACGCGTTGGGCACGCTGGGCCTGGTGCGGCTGCGGCAGGGCCGCCACGCGCAGGCACGCGAGATGTTCGCGCAGGCGCATCAATTGTCCGGCGCGCAAAAGTGGCAGGACCTGGTGGGCACGGCGCGCTTCTGGGGCGCGCTGGCGCAGGCGCAGGAAGCCAGTCGCAGCCAGCAATGGGATCGCGCGGCCGAGCTGGCGCAGGAGGCCCTGGTGCTGCAATCAGACCATCCGCGCGCCCTCAACGCCCTGGCTGCGGCGCGCGCCGGCCAGGGCCGCGCCGACGAGGCGCTGACCGTTTATGAAGCCACGCTGCAGCACGAACCTGGCAACGACACGGCCCTGCGCGGCGTGGTCGATCTGCTGATGCGGCAAGGCCGAGCGCAGGAAGCCCTGGCGCGGCTGGACGCCCAGCAGCCGGCCGGCCAGGCGCAGCAGCAGAGTTTGGCCCAGTTGCGCAGCGGCCTGCTGGCTGCCGTGGCTGCGGACAAGCTCAAGGCCGGCCAGCCGGCAGCCGCCGCGCCGCTGTTGCGATCCGCTGTCGAGTTCGACCCGGCCGACCCCTGGCTGCGCCACCGGCTGGCGCGCGTGCACCTGCAACTGGGCCACCGCGACGCAGCGCAGCGTGTCATGGACGAGGGCGTGGCCCTGCGGCCGCGCGAACCGGACATGCGCCATGCGCGCGCGCTGATCCGCAGCGCCATCGATGACGATGCCGGCGCTCGCGAAGACCTGCTGGCCATCGATCCCGCGCAGCGCAGCGAGAACATGCGCAGCCTGCTGCGCACGGCGGCCCTGCGCAGCGAATTGCAACAGGCCCGTCGCGGCGGCGTGGACGCGGCAGCCCTGATGGAGCGTGCCGAGACCCAGGCGGGTGAAGACCCCGCGCTGCTGCTGGAGGTGGCCAACGCCTGGTTCCGGCTTGAGCAGCCGCAGCAGGCCACGGCGGTTTTCGAGCGTCTGGCGCAGCGCCAGCGTCCGCTGCCTTCGCAGGCGGCACTGGAGCGGGCGGCGGTGCTGGCGCGTGCGCGCAACGATGACCGCCTGGGGGCGCTGCTTGGGCCGCTACTGGACCGCGAAGGCTGGAGCGACGCCCAGGCGCTGCGGTTGCTACAGATCCAGACCGGGCATCTGGAGCGCCGCATCGAAGGCGCCTTGGCGGCCGGCGACGACGCGCGCGCCCAGCGGCTGAGCCGGATCAGCCTGCTGCCCCACCCAGGCCTGTCAGCGGCGCAGCGGGCCCGCTCGCGCGGGATCCTGCTGCTCGCGGCGCAAGACTGGCCGGGGGCGGCGCGCGAGTTTTCGCAAGCGCTGCCCGAACTCGCCGACGACGTGGACGTGCGCATGGGCATGGCGCAAGCGCAGGCGCGCAGCGGACAACGCGAGCGCGCGCGCGAGCATGCTCAGTGGCTGGCGGCCCATCTGCCGCAGGACGATCGCGGCCAGCAGCTGGCGCTGCTGCGCCTGTGGCAGCGCATCGATGCGCCCCAAGAGGCGCGTGCCCTCTCGCAGCAGTTGCTGCAGCGCCATCCGGGCGACACCGGCGTGCTGTTGCACGCGGCGCGTCTGGAGCAGTCGCAGGATCGGCATGGACAAGCCTTGTCGCACTACCAACAGGCCCTCGCCAGCGCTGGTACCGAGCCGCAGGAGCGCCAGGCCATCGAGGCCAGCATCCGTTCCATCGAGGCACGCCGCCAGTCCTGGGTGGAGACCGGCGTCATGCGCATCGGCAAGAGCGCCACGCCGGGGGTGTCGACCCTGCGCGGCTGGCAGGTGCCGGCCGTGGCCTGGATGCCGCGCGGCTACGACGGACACCACTTCCTGCATGTGGATCAGCTCTACCTGAACGCCGGCGCGCTGCCCTCAGCGGCGGGCGACGTCGCCAGTTATGGCCAGGTGGGCGCCTGGCCGGCGCCAGACTATCCGGCAGCGCCCGGTACGCCTCGCGCGCGCGGCGTGAACGTGGGTGTGGGCTACCGCGGCAGCGGACTGGAGTGGGATCTGGGCCTGACTGGCATCGGCTTTCCGGTGACCAACGTCGTCGGTGGCATCGCATACGGCCAGTGGCGCGAGGATTTCGCCTACCGCGTGGAACTGTCGCGCCGGCCGCTTACCGGCAGCCTGGTATCGTACGCCGGGGCGCACGATCCGGTCACCGGCCAGGTCTGGGGCGGTGTTGTCGCGACCGGCGTTTCGGCACGCGTGTCGCGTCCCTGGGGCGGCAGCCGCGTCGCTCTGAGCGGCAGCTACGCCGCGCTGCAGGGGCGCAACGTGCAGGACAACACCCGCGCCCAGCTGCGCGCGTCCATTGATCGCGACATCTGGAGCAGCGCCCACAGCGCGCTGAACCTGGGCGCGGCGCTGTCGCTGTGGCGCCATCGCCGCGACCTGTCGGAGTATTCCTGGGGGCACGGTGGCTACTACAGCCCGCGTCACTATGCCTCGCTGAGCGTGCCGCTGGAGTGGGGTGGCCGCGAAGGGCCGCTGACCTGGCAGGTGCGCGGGGCGCTGTCGCTATCGCGCTCGTCCAGTTCCGGCTCGGACTACTACCCCGGCCAGCCCCAGCTGCAGGCCAGCGCACGCGCGCTCGGGCTCGACCCGGTCTATGGCGAGAGCGGCAGCACAGGCTTTGGCCGCTCGCTGCGCGCCGCCGTGGAATACCAGTTCTCTGCGGCAGGCGCCGTCGGCGCCATGCTGTCGGTGGAGCGCTCGGCGTATTACGCGCCGTCGCAGCTCATGATGTACCTGCGGTTGCTGCTGGAGCCGGTGCGTGCGCCGCATCCCGACCGCCCGCGGCCGGTGCAGCCCTATGCGGATTTCTGA
- a CDS encoding BcsE family c-di-GMP-binding protein, whose translation MRISEMGRAIRQTDTGRAWWRQLASQLLAQVVRPWHGRVKPQMAQPAGLGVEDLPGGVGYTPTGAAAALVLHTQQDFEAWIPALLMDWLAGGQVLVLGADAGQLDALLATPALRAAHDAGRLRACLLPAAAQRRLRQEGVAALAGELRRAGHDSATALFLLDAHAVLAGASVAQVRRLARQVRRWSAGLRRPLALLFPLHRWSEGGTGQDPAGMAQLVTTAFDHVAQLRTQAEEPCLTLYRWDGASGAVAQARYGLQPLSPQVNDGSAGPRLRYSGSLSQGEWPTLVAAPDADTVYATLASVADQRRVPPTWRIVADQHALAEATAQAVGATVLLDAGEPERFEELAALVHRLRSSRPLSLKIVVRETRRRLRVHSEQVLLRLGATSVIYREIGFSRLLRMIDESRALVHAREVETDCAAALRGHSVEPVRGYLAPGMFIAQVEDALARSRGTGLEHCLVHLLLLPSVAHLDALRACRALRDGDLFSADAAGVYVFLFGCTQADLDDVLARMFSLPLEQCFGAQLVDASRDGIAAALDELRALGPADLPDFSPLLLQPGTASRRVDTGHAPSSSAVPPQGLAQPPQAPPDKSATDLQRALAGDDATAVPDGNEAGDATGAEPAGAGADIPAAAVLTARPIGRTRKRLSSERAQTHREAP comes from the coding sequence ATGCGGATTTCTGAAATGGGCCGCGCCATCCGGCAGACGGACACCGGGCGCGCGTGGTGGCGACAGCTGGCCTCGCAATTGCTGGCGCAGGTGGTGCGGCCCTGGCACGGGCGTGTCAAGCCGCAGATGGCGCAGCCGGCGGGGCTGGGCGTCGAGGACCTGCCTGGCGGCGTGGGATACACGCCCACCGGCGCGGCGGCGGCGCTGGTGCTGCATACGCAGCAGGATTTCGAAGCCTGGATACCCGCGCTGCTCATGGATTGGCTGGCCGGCGGACAGGTGCTGGTGCTGGGCGCCGACGCCGGCCAGCTCGACGCGTTGCTGGCTACACCCGCGCTGCGCGCTGCGCATGACGCCGGCCGCCTGCGCGCCTGCCTCTTGCCCGCTGCGGCGCAACGCCGTCTGCGCCAGGAAGGCGTGGCCGCCCTGGCCGGCGAGTTGCGCCGCGCAGGGCATGACAGCGCCACCGCCTTGTTTCTCCTGGACGCCCATGCCGTGCTGGCCGGCGCCAGCGTGGCGCAAGTGCGCCGGCTGGCGCGGCAGGTACGGCGCTGGAGCGCCGGGTTGCGTCGACCTCTGGCCCTGTTGTTTCCACTGCACCGGTGGTCGGAGGGCGGCACCGGTCAGGACCCGGCCGGTATGGCACAGCTGGTGACCACGGCGTTCGACCATGTGGCACAACTGCGCACGCAGGCCGAGGAGCCGTGCCTGACACTCTACCGCTGGGACGGCGCATCGGGCGCCGTGGCGCAGGCGCGCTACGGACTGCAGCCGCTATCGCCGCAGGTCAATGACGGTTCAGCGGGGCCGCGCCTGCGCTACAGCGGCAGCCTGTCGCAGGGCGAGTGGCCGACCCTGGTCGCGGCCCCGGACGCCGATACGGTCTACGCCACGCTGGCCAGCGTGGCCGACCAGCGCCGCGTTCCTCCCACCTGGCGCATCGTTGCCGACCAGCATGCGCTGGCCGAGGCGACCGCGCAGGCGGTGGGCGCCACCGTATTGCTGGACGCCGGCGAGCCCGAACGATTTGAGGAGCTGGCGGCGCTGGTGCATCGCCTGCGCAGCAGCCGGCCGCTCAGCCTGAAGATTGTCGTGCGCGAGACGCGCAGGCGCCTGCGCGTGCACAGCGAGCAGGTTCTGTTGCGCCTGGGGGCGACCAGCGTCATCTACCGCGAGATCGGTTTCTCGCGCCTGCTGCGCATGATCGACGAGTCGCGTGCGCTGGTGCATGCGCGCGAGGTCGAGACGGATTGCGCTGCCGCGCTGCGCGGGCATTCGGTCGAGCCGGTGCGCGGCTATCTGGCGCCGGGGATGTTCATCGCCCAGGTCGAGGACGCGCTGGCGCGCTCGCGCGGTACCGGGCTCGAGCACTGTTTGGTCCACCTGCTCCTGCTGCCCAGCGTGGCGCACCTGGACGCGCTGCGAGCCTGCCGCGCGCTGCGTGACGGGGATCTGTTCAGCGCCGACGCGGCGGGCGTGTACGTGTTCCTGTTCGGCTGCACGCAGGCGGATCTGGACGACGTGCTGGCGCGCATGTTCTCACTGCCGCTGGAGCAATGCTTTGGCGCCCAGCTGGTCGACGCCAGCCGCGACGGCATCGCCGCCGCGCTCGACGAACTGCGCGCGCTCGGCCCGGCGGATTTGCCGGATTTCAGCCCGCTGCTGTTACAGCCGGGCACAGCATCGCGCCGCGTGGATACCGGGCACGCACCCAGCAGCAGCGCTGTGCCGCCGCAGGGGCTTGCACAGCCGCCGCAAGCGCCACCCGATAAATCGGCTACCGACCTGCAGCGCGCTCTGGCTGGCGACGACGCCACCGCGGTGCCCGACGGGAACGAAGCGGGTGATGCCACAGGCGCCGAGCCGGCCGGCGCGGGCGCCGACATTCCTGCTGCCGCCGTCCTCACCGCCCGGCCCATCGGCCGCACGCGTAAGCGCCTGTCCAGTGAGCGTGCGCAGACCCACCGGGAGGCACCATGA
- a CDS encoding cellulose synthase operon protein YhjQ/BcsQ translates to MRRIAFVSPLGGIGRTTLAAHVAALLAQRGAQALAVDLSPQNALGLHLGLAGDTKAQEESTCAVPTRGWCDALAEQQWWGQAALESSHGVRLLPYGAWAQACGAQEPLPEGWLAAQLLQLDLPDDAVIVLDTPSLPAPLALQAAQCADLVLVLLDAGTRSLHWQAPLRKFVAALPAGTQHAVLVTGMDARNPIRAAALRVLHAQWQGNVLPYPVHRDEHVELALHRRVCVHQLDVSSQFAHDLHGVTDWIARRLDLALPAQGAA, encoded by the coding sequence ATGCGCCGGATCGCATTCGTCTCGCCCCTGGGCGGCATCGGCCGCACCACGCTCGCTGCGCACGTGGCCGCCTTGCTGGCGCAGCGCGGCGCGCAGGCCCTGGCGGTCGACCTGAGCCCGCAAAACGCCTTGGGCCTGCACCTGGGCCTGGCCGGGGATACGAAGGCGCAGGAGGAGAGCACCTGCGCAGTGCCGACCCGCGGCTGGTGCGACGCGCTGGCCGAACAGCAGTGGTGGGGCCAGGCGGCGCTGGAGAGCTCCCATGGCGTGCGCCTGCTGCCCTACGGCGCTTGGGCGCAGGCCTGCGGCGCGCAGGAGCCGCTACCGGAGGGCTGGCTGGCCGCTCAGTTGCTGCAGCTGGACCTGCCGGACGATGCGGTGATCGTGCTCGACACCCCGTCGCTGCCCGCGCCTCTGGCGTTGCAGGCAGCGCAGTGCGCCGATCTGGTGCTGGTGCTGCTGGACGCCGGCACGCGATCGCTGCACTGGCAGGCTCCGCTGCGAAAGTTCGTCGCCGCGCTGCCGGCAGGCACGCAGCATGCCGTGCTCGTGACCGGTATGGACGCGCGCAATCCCATCCGCGCCGCGGCGCTGCGCGTTTTGCATGCGCAGTGGCAGGGCAATGTGCTGCCGTATCCCGTGCACCGCGATGAGCACGTGGAACTGGCGCTGCACCGCCGCGTGTGCGTGCATCAGCTGGACGTCTCATCGCAGTTCGCCCACGACCTGCACGGCGTGACCGATTGGATCGCCCGCCGCCTGGATCTGGCGCTGCCAGCGCAGGGGGCGGCATGA